ATCACGTGTTCATTTTCACTTTAATCCCTGCAGAAGCTGGCCGTATTCGACAGTGTTGGTGTCCTCATGCAGGTCCTGATTCACCCACTCATCCAGACGCTCGCGCTGTTTCTGATCCAGGATTCCCATGCGGCTGTACTCTGACACCAGGTTACGGTATCCTGCTTTGTAGTAGCCTCGGATGCCTTCATCGGACAAAACGCGACACTGAGACGAAATGCTTTCACCTGAAATTACACACAAGAATGTTACTGACTGCAGCAACACGACCACACTTTTACTTTTAGACTCTCAGTTGTGTTATGCTGTACATTTAATATCTTGAGCTGTATTTATTGCTGTGTTTACTGCCACTTTGTCTTCTCATTTTTGTGCTACATGTTGTTGAGTGTATTCACTGTTGTCTGTGACTTCTGTAATGTTGTACCAAAGCTTCGGTTTAGAGACTGTTATTTCTTCTGTATAGTTGTATATGGCTCAAATGACAATAAAACTTATTCTCTCAAATCTAATTGGTCAAagattacatttttatcaaataaactgCGTTATCATACCTACCATAAACACCCTGATAACTCACAGTATGTGTTGGAGGGTAGATTATACATGTGTTTTGCAAGTTTAACACCTCAGAGTTTCTTACCTAGAGCTTCTCTGAGCTTTTGTGAGGTAAGAGGGTGGTTCAGAATCATGCAGCGTTTCAGCAGAAGCTCCACGTCTCCATTAATCATGGTGTCTGCTAGAAGTTTCCTGTataaaaaacagaaatctttaATGTGTAATACTGCTCCAAATTCCTGTAGTGTTCATTGTAATTCTGTATAATTGTCTTGAAGGTGTCCGTGAACGTTACCTGGCCATCTGTGAGCGGCTGCTTGGGCCTGTAGTTAAAGCTTGTCTGTGATCTTGTCCCAGAACCTCCATGGCAATCAGGTTCAATCCATTGTTGTCATTCTTTATGCTGCTGATCAGTTTATAAAGCTccgggtttttatttttaatctcgCTCACTGAGTTTGAGTTTTCTATGACCGTCTGAGCCAGTCTGATGGAGTCCTTCGGTGGAATATGGCTCGTGTTGAGTGTTCctttgttgttctcactggaccTCCGAGCACTTTGAACACTGTCcagagagaatgagaatgaaATTAGCAGGAAATCTACTTATTTTAACTAGTAAGTTAATTTAGAGCTCGGGTGAGTACTTGATCTTCCTCTAGTTTCTGTTGCTTTATGGAATCAAATAAATGGACACATAAAACTCCTGATTATGGATGTATACTATATTTCAATGCTTCAATTCTAATAATTGTTTGGTGTATCAGGTAAattctctttctttcctttGTGGATGTCTATACACAGTGCTGTTTTGTTCtgaataaataacagaaaactttACCTGTTATATTCACCAACAAATCCAAGATGGTACATTTTGATGAGGATACGTTCATCACTTCTGATGAAATTAACACTCTGTAAGTATTTCTGCAGTGCAACGTCTGTCTCCTTTCTACTTCCTCCATTTATGCTGTATTTCCTGGGGTTTTGGTGACAGAAGTCGTATCCTCTCTGGAGAATAAGCAGGGGTGTGTACGATTCAAGGTTTGTCTGGATCTAATGAGAAATGAAGAGTGTGAGAATAAAAACAATCCTGATCATCTCTAGTCATTGAATGAACTGAATTTCCCTCTGATATAAATAAAGTGATCTATCAGTTGGTCATTCAGTTAGTCCGTCTGAGAAACAGCCAGTGATTTCAGGACATCAGTCAGTCTGAGCATATCTTGAACTAAAGTCTGGCTTTTGCACTTAGGATGTGCacactggatggaactggaataaatactttgaatgttgcaatcccatcggacttatgatagctacctgaatggtaacaaagcactgttcaccagaggagaactggccccccgattaagcctggtttctcccaaggtttttttctccattttaacacctgtttgccacctgatgtcacctgttggagtttgggttccttgctgctgccccctttggcttgcttagttggggacacttgacattggATATTCAatagtgctttgatctgcctgcattgactctattctttaagagctactgtgcagccaaaatgatataccagttatcaatgtaaagctgctttgacacaatctgcattgtaaaaagcgctatataaataaaggtgacttgacttgacacacATCATCCCCTGAAGAAATCATAGCCATAAATTAAGTGTACTCGCCTCATTTTTCACTTTCTTGCGTAGCACCAATGCTTCCTCCTCCATCTTGCTGCCAGTTGCTTGTGCTACAGCATGATAAAGAGCATTCTGATGATCCGAGTTAACGCTGATTATCTTGCAATCATCCTGGACAATGTCAAAATGACCGCTGTACAGATGTGCATCAGCtctgtttttaaaatgaaaagtaattACATTCAGTACACAGAGGTCATTATTAACACTGAAAAGAATTTCTATGCATGAGCAATATAATGCTTTAATGATTAGACTTACTGTAATGTATGAGGGGCTTTTGCAGATTTAGTTACTCTCAGTTTTATATCGCCTGCTGATTTGGTGGTTCCTGGGTAACGTTCCTCAGTGAgctgttttccattttcatcAACGACTGTGAGTTGAATCCCTTTTCCATCGAGCAGGTTACTTTTTGTGAGCACATATACATCGAGGGCTGTAACAGGATGATCAGTTTTGCACATATCTTCTGTATACTgcattagttttgttttgtcctCATCTGACAGCTGTTCCACTTCCTTTTGGCTCGCAGATTTCCtgttgtgtttttctctctgaTCATCAAAGAATTGTTGAGTCTTATGTCTGCGCATGACTTTATCTACTGCTTGTCCTGCAGCACTGTTCAACTCACTCTTAAATGTGTTGGTCATTAAAGAAGTCATATGTTCAGAACAGGAACTGATGAATTGCTCAGAAACTTTCCGTGCGATAATCTGCAGAAGTTCTCCTTTAAGGCGTTGTACATCCTGTAAACTGTGTCGTCCATCTTGGTCATACTTTGTCATTTCTTTCTCAAGCTCACTGATGCTCTCCAGTAATTCAGgaataaatttattttgtattttctccTTTGTTGGTATGGCACCCAGTATTTGACAGAATTTAGTTTCATACTCAGCTACTTTCAGAACCAGCTTTGCCGTTTCAAGCACACCCGACTGACTCTCTTTGTTCATAATCTCTGTTGCTGTGTCACACACCTCAGAGAGTTTGCTGATAACATCCAGTTCTTTGGTACAGTCCAGTATGAGGTGAGGAGTTATCTCTTCAAGGAACATatcaactgatttttttatttggttcTCATAATTCTGGTCAATCTTGAAATTCTCTTTTTCCAAGGCAGCTTTCGGAATGCCTGAGCTGATAAATTCGACAAGATTCTGATCCAGGTCACTGCTTTGCTTCACTGATGAAGTAACAGCATTCTgaaaaatgctttgtaaaatCTTCTTAAAGACTTCCTGAAGTGCTGCATCGATTGCATAGTTCATGGCAGTGAGCACAGACTGTTTCCCGATTTCTTTAAATGCATACATAGATGCCGCTTTGAAGTTCTGTTTGACCACTGTTGAAGATGTCATGTTTTTCATTGCAGACTTAAAAGATTCTTTACTGAGTGATGATAAACCAGACTGAGCACTTCCTTTGAATGAAGTAAACATTGCCTTTCCTGATTTGATGAATTCATTCGCAACAGAAGAGAAAGACTTGGTACCATTGAGGAGACCTTTTGTCACTTTAAACACTGTGGTAACTGCTTTCTTGATAACGCTAAAGCCAGCTGTTAGCAAAGAAAGCCCAATGCTGATACTCTTAGATATTGCCCATGACGCCCAATCAAATGTGCCCTTTATCATCCCCTCTATTCCATTGATCATGTCAGACACTCCTTCTGCAATCAGGCCCAGTCCAAACTGGCTGGCTGTTCCAAGTGACAGCGCACAAACAAGAACCCCAGCGAGAACCTGTACCACCCCGAGAAAGAAACATATCAAAGCATCTATACAAAACTTGGGCTTCTTTTTCACCTCGAAAACAACACCCAGGCCGTAGTCGTATAACGATCTCAGCTCATTAGTGATGATGAAGTTCTTTTCTTCAGACAGCATGTAGACTGAACAGTCCTCTGTAATGGCATCACTGTTGCTTTCCTCCAGCTCTTTAAGTTTATTCAATGCATTATCAATGTACGTCATCCAAGACTTAAAGATGTTCATTCTGGCCTCCATTTGACTCtgaaagttgttgtttttgtctgttttctgATCTTTGTTACCAGTGACTGATAAGTTACATGAGACCATTGTGTTTGAAACTTCTGTGACATAGGCGTCAATTGATTGCTTTGCATCTTCCAGTAGTTTCATAGCGTCTGCTTTATAGTTACCCTTACTGAGGTTGATGGTGATGTACGCCTGGTTATAGAGTGCCACAGCCTTGTAGTGTGGGTCAGAGTTGGCAACTTTTTGCCAATAGGATTTGGCTCCAAAGGCATTGTTGGATTTATCACGGCAGTGTAGATCAGTTCTTACAATTGCCTGTTTGATGTGATCATAAAAATTATCACATTCTCCTCGCAGCAGCTTTCCACTTGTTTCGTTTACTGTCCTGATAAGATCTGATTTAAGTTCTCCTAAGTCATCATGTCTATTGATGTGATCCTCGTGAAGGGTCAACCACAAGGCCCAAGATTCTTTCAAAGCATTGACGGCAGGCTGATAATCAAACTTAGGTTGATGATGTTTAAAGCAATCTGGAATATTTTTAAGCTGCATTCGCATGGGGTCCAGTTTTTCTTGCTCTGTATAATGCCTATCAAAGTCCTTCAGCAATTTACAAAATGTGGAGAACAGATTTTCCTTTAGGTTTATTTCAACCAGCTCATCACTTTCCATGTCGTGGATTCGTTTAATTTCATAGTCCTCTCTTAGCTGGCGCATAATTTCCACAGACTGACCTTGGTAAGCTGGTGCGAGATGATCACAGTTCACAACCATCTGGACCATCCCAGGATTGCCTTTTCGAGATGTACGACCAAATATTTGTTTCTCGACTCTTCGGTTTTGAGGAAAGTGAGTAAGAAGAACAAAAAGACCACCACACTTATTCACACTTTCATCAACCTTTATGTCTGTCCCCCGACCTCCGAGATTTGTAGCAATAATGATTCTGCCTGCACAGAATTTCTCTCTTTCAATGTTGTGTTTCTCACTGATTGTGTACAGAGTAATCTGTTCTGCCTTGAATCTGCCGCTGCCTTGTATTTTCTCTTTTAGTTCATCTGCTGTTTTAACATCTTCACAAATTACCAAGACAACCTGTCCTCTCTCTGCTACTTTCCATGAAGTTTCGCAAATAGTCTGGATCCATTGGTCATTCCCACCTTTTACCTGGATGACTGGAAGCTCCACCACCCTTTTATGGCGATATGCAGGTACAGTGTAGCTCTGTGCTTTATAATGTCTTGCCAGAAAATCTCGATCTGCCTTACCTCCTAATGTACCAGAAACACCAAAAATACCACTCCCACTGAGATACCTTTTAAAATAATGGAAATTTGACATGTAATTTGTCACATTGGATATTGGTGAAATCGCAAGTTGGTGCTTGAACTCCAAAAATTGTTGCAGACCATTACCccactttttgtttttctccagcACACCGCTCGCTTTGAAGTCTAGTGGAATTATTGCATTATACTTGTCTCTGTCATGAGTGCCAGCAACTTCTCTTTCAGCGGCCGGTGAGGTGTAAATCATGTATTCCCGGCCCTGTGACATCTCAACAGCCCTTAGTGCATTCTCAACAAAAACTGGTAACTGATTTTCAATGTAGCGTTTCAAAAAAACAGGGATGACAGTGAAGTTGTTGGATTTTTCGGCTGTTTGAGGGTTATCTGAGTACATGATATATGACTTTATTGTGCTCACAGTAGCATCAATTAGTGATTTCTCAGACATGATTTCGCATGCCAGTCCTCCTTCCAGCAGTAACATTTCAACATTAAGGTCACCTTGTTTTTCCTGAGCTTCAAAACATTTTGCTTTCTTGTTCTCTAAAGAATAGCACTTAAACACTGCACTCTTTTCCAAGACCTCCTCAAATATGCACAGAAGATCGTACTGTTGTGAAACTACAAGTTTCTTCATGACTTCAGATAATGCTTTAGACGACATGTCCTCTTTCACATCATATTGATGTATCATTTCAATATCCTCCTGGGTGTAGAATCCCAAATTCACTCCAGGTAGCAAGATCTCATTTGCTGAAAAGCTTTCTGATGTTTCTAGTCCCATAACGGCTGTTGTTGCAGCTTTATGAAAGTACTGTATCCTTGTCGCCCATTTTATTTCCCTTGTTTCAAGCATTTCAATCGGTTGACAAGTAGATATCATGGCCCATATGTTGGAAAGGACTTGCTCCACATGCCTAAATCCACTAGATTCATGGGACAAGAATGTTACTTGAACGCCACTGTCTAAGGTCATGTAGTCCACTTCATCCACTATTACAAGCTCAAATGGCCTTGTATCGCGAGTAGTCCTCTTCTCAAATTCCTGTTTAAGTATGTCTGCTGCAAAGACTCCCACTGTGCCATATACTATTTGTTTCCTGTAAGCATCTTTAAGATGTTCATCTTGTTCCTGTTGTGAATAGGCACTTGCATACTGTGGAGGTACTACAGACGAGGTGACGCCAAACATTTCGAAAAACTTTTTCCACTCTTCTTGATCTCGCCTGGCTAGAACCGGAGAGCTTGTCACAATGTCCACTTTTGTTCCACGAATGGCCAGAATTGTTGCAAACATGGCTAAGATACAGGACTTGCCCTCACCTGTGCCAATCTCTAGAAGACATCCTTTATCTTCTGTCAGCTGTGCCAGGAGGAGCAAAAGCAATGATGCTAGTTGTGTACATCTTGGAAAATAACCTTGAATCTTCGTGTTGTCTTTTTCGGTAATTGTTGAGCAGTCTTGCACTGCTATTGACATTCCAATTAATACATCTTTCAGAATGTTGATATCTGGGTTTGTAAGATTAAGGGATGTTATCTTCCTTTTCAAATCTGCGATTTGTTCTTCAGTAAGGTCCACCAATTGATATTTTGGGAGTTCCAACTCTACGTATCTAAGCACATCCTTCAACAGCACCAAGACTTTCTCTGGGCAGTTTGCTTCACGAAGTTCCTTCACAATTGTATCAGCATCTTTGTccttgtcatttttaatttgttcttGAAGAAACATTAAAGGATTTTCATTCGTAAGAGCAGAGAGAACGAGGATGCAGTCCAGGTGGTAGGTTTGTGCTGTGTGGAGAACTGAATCGAGTTGATCACATTTGATAGCTGGACTTTTGCAAATGAAAAGCATTACTTCTGTTGGTGTCCAGATCCTGTTGAACAACATTTGACCCAAAATCTTCCTACTTTGTGGTGAAAGCTCTGAGATCATGTCAAgcacatttaataaaatgtgttcTGCCAAAGTTGGATTTGTGGAATGAAGCTGCTCCACCAAACCAAAGAGAAAGTCATACTTCTTCTCCCAGCCAAGCTGCTGATCTTCATCATCTTTAGCATCTGCACTGCTACTGTTCAGAATGAACTGTAGAGATGCCTCAAGAACTGTGAGCTTCTCTGTAAGAGACAGTTCGCTATATCCTATAGCATGATCAAAGCTAAACTGAGACCATACTGAAAGGTAGTTTTCTCTACAATATTGATCTAGAAGTTCATTCTGGAGCGTCTTAATCCTGTCCCAGATCTGGTAGTGCTGTATCTCTTTATCTTCTGTGATCTGGTACTTTAACAAAATGTCTTTGAATTTTTCTTCAACATCAGTAACCTTCATAAATGTGCAAAACATAAATGGGTCTCAgtaaaaagtgatattttatCACATGCTGTATACATATTGCTCAATCCAAATTAAAGTCATACCTCGTCCCTCTCGATTGCAGCAGCGTCGTCTTCTATTTGTTGATGGAGAGCTTGTGTGCGTTCATGATGTTGCTCGCGACCTCTGAAGCTTTGTTTTTCACGAAGCCGCTCAGTTGCTCGAGAAAGCTTGAGTCTGGATGATTCACTCTCTCGGTCCAGCTCCTGTTGAATCCTTTGCTCGCGTTCCAAACGTTCCAAACgtcttctctcctcctcttgCTGTCTCTGTTTTTCATCTTCTTCAATTTGTCCTGTTTAAAGATGTAATCAAATAGCATGGTATTGGAAACAACATATAGATACtttataaatcattctaatatgctgatttgctgctcaataaacattttaaattattatcaatgttgatagCAGTTTTTGCTACTTAAAGAGATCAATgttcacccaacaatgaaaattagcccataatgtactcaccctcaagccaccctaggtgtatatgatagTGATAGGTGTATAATAGAAGTGATTTTCTAGGatgaaaaaaaagtgcatccatcgatGATAAAAACGTACTCCATGcagctccgggggttaataaagaccttctgaagtgaagtgatgcatttgtgtaagacaaatatccttgtttaaaactttttaaagtaaaataacgagcttccggaGCAACATCCATACGCATTAGACATACGTCCAAAAAGTAATTCACAATGACATGATGTACTATGCGTTACAACGTAGGACATGGGCGCCCAATAGGTCGATCGCGATCTACCAGTCGATCGCAAAGACAATGCTGATAGATCGCACACAATTATAATAGATGCTTctgttaaattttaataaatagaaatataaggATGCCCTTTGTTATCCTTTTAGTGTCTGTCTGATTTGCATTtgactaatacatttttaccaggcaagatttttgtttatatttgtattacatcataaaaagaaaaa
The Ctenopharyngodon idella isolate HZGC_01 chromosome 4, HZGC01, whole genome shotgun sequence genome window above contains:
- the LOC127511048 gene encoding uncharacterized protein LOC127511048 isoform X3, translating into MGAKVSVVNGTPYTWYFATQNRGYTRIDSGCTTSYEEAKAIHRYIHIRYNNHTWNSFSYEFNTHKGDTSFILRETYDRSQIQLHCTSEGGTRYCTNYGKIEEDERNQRRQEEERRRLEHERRIQQELDRKRQIEEDEKQRQQEEERRRLERLEREQRIQQELDRESESSRLKLSRATERLREKQSFRGREQHHERTQALHQQIEDDAAAIERDEVTDVEEKFKDILLKYQITEDKEIQHYQIWDRIKTLQNELLDQYCRENYLSVWSQFSFDHAIGYSELSLTEKLTVLEASLQFILNSSSADAKDDEDQQLGWEKKYDFLFGLVEQLHSTNPTLAEHILLNVLDMISELSPQSRKILGQMLFNRIWTPTEVMLFICKSPAIKCDQLDSVLHTAQTYHLDCILVLSALTNENPLMFLQEQIKNDKDKDADTIVKELREANCPEKVLVLLKDVLRYVELELPKYQLVDLTEEQIADLKRKITSLNLTNPDINILKDVLIGMSIAVQDCSTITEKDNTKIQGYFPRCTQLASLLLLLLAQLTEDKGCLLEIGTGEGKSCILAMFATILAIRGTKVDIVTSSPVLARRDQEEWKKFFEMFGVTSSVVPPQYASAYSQQEQDEHLKDAYRKQIVYGTVGVFAADILKQEFEKRTTRDTRPFELVIVDEVDYMTLDSGVQVTFLSHESSGFRHVEQVLSNIWAMISTCQPIEMLETREIKWATRIQYFHKAATTAVMGLETSESFSANEILLPGVNLGFYTQEDIEMIHQYDVKEDMSSKALSEVMKKLVVSQQYDLLCIFEEVLEKSAVFKCYSLENKKAKCFEAQEKQGDLNVEMLLLEGGLACEIMSEKSLIDATVSTIKSYIMYSDNPQTAEKSNNFTVIPVFLKRYIENQLPVFVENALRAVEMSQGREYMIYTSPAAEREVAGTHDRDKYNAIIPLDFKASGVLEKNKKWGNGLQQFLEFKHQLAISPISNVTNYMSNFHYFKRYLSGSGIFGVSGTLGGKADRDFLARHYKAQSYTVPAYRHKRVVELPVIQVKGGNDQWIQTICETSWKVAERGQVVLVICEDVKTADELKEKIQGSGRFKAEQITLYTISEKHNIEREKFCAGRIIIATNLGGRGTDIKVDESVNKCGGLFVLLTHFPQNRRVEKQIFGRTSRKGNPGMVQMVVNCDHLAPAYQGQSVEIMRQLREDYEIKRIHDMESDELVEINLKENLFSTFCKLLKDFDRHYTEQEKLDPMRMQLKNIPDCFKHHQPKFDYQPAVNALKESWALWLTLHEDHINRHDDLGELKSDLIRTVNETSGKLLRGECDNFYDHIKQAIVRTDLHCRDKSNNAFGAKSYWQKVANSDPHYKAVALYNQAYITINLSKGNYKADAMKLLEDAKQSIDAYVTEVSNTMVSCNLSVTGNKDQKTDKNNNFQSQMEARMNIFKSWMTYIDNALNKLKELEESNSDAITEDCSVYMLSEEKNFIITNELRSLYDYGLGVVFEVKKKPKFCIDALICFFLGVVQVLAGVLVCALSLGTASQFGLGLIAEGVSDMINGIEGMIKGTFDWASWAISKSISIGLSLLTAGFSVIKKAVTTVFKVTKGLLNGTKSFSSVANEFIKSGKAMFTSFKGSAQSGLSSLSKESFKSAMKNMTSSTVVKQNFKAASMYAFKEIGKQSVLTAMNYAIDAALQEVFKKILQSIFQNAVTSSVKQSSDLDQNLVEFISSGIPKAALEKENFKIDQNYENQIKKSVDMFLEEITPHLILDCTKELDVISKLSEVCDTATEIMNKESQSGVLETAKLVLKVAEYETKFCQILGAIPTKEKIQNKFIPELLESISELEKEMTKYDQDGRHSLQDVQRLKGELLQIIARKVSEQFISSCSEHMTSLMTNTFKSELNSAAGQAVDKVMRRHKTQQFFDDQREKHNRKSASQKEVEQLSDEDKTKLMQYTEDMCKTDHPVTALDVYVLTKSNLLDGKGIQLTVVDENGKQLTEERYPGTTKSAGDIKLRVTKSAKAPHTLQADAHLYSGHFDIVQDDCKIISVNSDHQNALYHAVAQATGSKMEEEALVLRKKVKNEIQTNLESYTPLLILQRGYDFCHQNPRKYSINGGSRKETDVALQKYLQSVNFIRSDERILIKMYHLGFVGEYNSVQSARRSSENNKGTLNTSHIPPKDSIRLAQTVIENSNSVSEIKNKNPELYKLISSIKNDNNGLNLIAMEVLGQDHRQALTTGPSSRSQMARKLLADTMINGDVELLLKRCMILNHPLTSQKLREALGESISSQCRVLSDEGIRGYYKAGYRNLVSEYSRMGILDQKQRERLDEWVNQDLHEDTNTVEYGQLLQGLK
- the LOC127511048 gene encoding uncharacterized protein LOC127511048 isoform X2; this translates as MGAKVSVVNGTPYTWYFATQNRGYTRIDSGCTTSYEEAKAIHRYIHIRYNNHTWNSFSYEFNTHKGDTSFILRETYDRSQIQLHCTSEGGTRYCTNYGKIEEDERNQRRQEEERRRLEHERRIQQELDRKRQIEEDEKQRQQEEERRRLERLEREQRIQQELDRESESSRLKLSRATERLREKQSFRGREQHHERTQALHQQIEDDAAAIERDEVTDVEEKFKDILLKYQITEDKEIQHYQIWDRIKTLQNELLDQYCRENYLSVWSQFSFDHAIGYSELSLTEKLTVLEASLQFILNSSSADAKDDEDQQLGWEKKYDFLFGLVEQLHSTNPTLAEHILLNVLDMISELSPQSRKILGQMLFNRIWTPTEVMLFICKSPAIKCDQLDSVLHTAQTYHLDCILVLSALTNENPLMFLQEQIKNDKDKDADTIVKELREANCPEKVLVLLKDVLRYVELELPKYQLVDLTEEQIADLKRKITSLNLTNPDINILKDVLIGMSIAVQDCSTITEKDNTKIQGYFPRCTQLASLLLLLLAQLTEDKGCLLEIGTGEGKSCILAMFATILAIRGTKVDIVTSSPVLARRDQEEWKKFFEMFGVTSSVVPPQYASAYSQQEQDEHLKDAYRKQIVYGTVGVFAADILKQEFEKRTTRDTRPFELVIVDEVDYMTLDSGVQVTFLSHESSGFRHVEQVLSNIWAMISTCQPIEMLETREIKWATRIQYFHKAATTAVMGLETSESFSANEILLPGVNLGFYTQEDIEMIHQYDVKEDMSSKALSEVMKKLVVSQQYDLLCIFEEVLEKSAVFKCYSLENKKAKCFEAQEKQGDLNVEMLLLEGGLACEIMSEKSLIDATVSTIKSYIMYSDNPQTAEKSNNFTVIPVFLKRYIENQLPVFVENALRAVEMSQGREYMIYTSPAAEREVAGTHDRDKYNAIIPLDFKASGVLEKNKKWGNGLQQFLEFKHQLAISPISNVTNYMSNFHYFKRYLSGSGIFGVSGTLGGKADRDFLARHYKAQSYTVPAYRHKRVVELPVIQVKGGNDQWIQTICETSWKVAERGQVVLVICEDVKTADELKEKIQGSGRFKAEQITLYTISEKHNIEREKFCAGRIIIATNLGGRGTDIKVDESVNKCGGLFVLLTHFPQNRRVEKQIFGRTSRKGNPGMVQMVVNCDHLAPAYQGQSVEIMRQLREDYEIKRIHDMESDELVEINLKENLFSTFCKLLKDFDRHYTEQEKLDPMRMQLKNIPDCFKHHQPKFDYQPAVNALKESWALWLTLHEDHINRHDDLGELKSDLIRTVNETSGKLLRGECDNFYDHIKQAIVRTDLHCRDKSNNAFGAKSYWQKVANSDPHYKAVALYNQAYITINLSKGNYKADAMKLLEDAKQSIDAYVTEVSNTMVSCNLSVTGNKDQKTDKNNNFQSQMEARMNIFKSWMTYIDNALNKLKELEESNSDAITEDCSVYMLSEEKNFIITNELRSLYDYGLGVVFEVKKKPKFCIDALICFFLGVVQVLAGVLVCALSLGTASQFGLGLIAEGVSDMINGIEGMIKGTFDWASWAISKSISIGLSLLTAGFSVIKKAVTTVFKVTKGLLNGTKSFSSVANEFIKSGKAMFTSFKGSAQSGLSSLSKESFKSAMKNMTSSTVVKQNFKAASMYAFKEIGKQSVLTAMNYAIDAALQEVFKKILQSIFQNAVTSSVKQSSDLDQNLVEFISSGIPKAALEKENFKIDQNYENQIKKSVDMFLEEITPHLILDCTKELDVISKLSEVCDTATEIMNKESQSGVLETAKLVLKVAEYETKFCQILGAIPTKEKIQNKFIPELLESISELEKEMTKYDQDGRHSLQDVQRLKGELLQIIARKVSEQFISSCSEHMTSLMTNTFKSELNSAAGQAVDKVMRRHKTQQFFDDQREKHNRKSASQKEVEQLSDEDKTKLMQYTEDMCKTDHPVTALDVYVLTKSNLLDGKGIQLTVVDENGKQLTEERYPGTTKSAGDIKLRVTKSAKAPHTLQADAHLYSGHFDIVQDDCKIISVNSDHQNALYHAVAQATGSKMEEEALVLRKKVKNEIQTNLESYTPLLILQRGYDFCHQNPRKYSINGGSRKETDVALQKYLQSVNFIRSDERILIKMYHLGFVGEYNSVQSARRSSENNKGTLNTSHIPPKDSIRLAQTVIENSNSVSEIKNKNPELYKLISSIKNDNNGLNLIAMEVLGQDHRQALTTGPSSRSQMARKLLADTMINGDVELLLKRCMILNHPLTSQKLREALGESISSQCRVLSDEGIRGYYKAGYRNLVSEYSRMGILDQKQRERLDEWVNQDLHEDTNTVEYGQLLQGLK